A stretch of the Aquificaceae bacterium genome encodes the following:
- a CDS encoding Hsp20/alpha crystallin family protein has product MRRGLMVWNPFAEIERIRREFDRLLEELVPREEGERVFAPVVDVYETDQELVVKAELPGVKKENVEVSIRDNALYIRGEKKEEREEKTEAYHRVERVYGRFERVLPLPTDVKVESAKAEFKDGVLEIRIPKAEGAKERKIEIT; this is encoded by the coding sequence ATGAGAAGAGGTCTTATGGTTTGGAACCCATTTGCAGAGATTGAACGCATAAGGAGGGAGTTTGACAGACTTCTTGAAGAGCTTGTGCCAAGGGAAGAAGGTGAAAGGGTTTTCGCACCTGTAGTGGATGTGTATGAAACAGACCAGGAGTTGGTGGTAAAGGCGGAGCTTCCGGGTGTAAAGAAGGAAAACGTTGAGGTGTCCATCAGAGACAATGCTCTCTATATAAGAGGAGAAAAGAAGGAGGAAAGAGAAGAAAAGACGGAAGCATACCACAGAGTTGAGAGGGTATACGGAAGGTTTGAGAGAGTTTTGCCTCTACCTACAGATGTAAAGGTAGAGTCCGCAAAAGCGGAGTTCAAGGACGGCGTGCTTGAAATAAGAATACCAAAGGCTGAAGGTGCAAAGGAGAGGAAGATAGAAATAACCTAA
- the murA gene encoding UDP-N-acetylglucosamine 1-carboxyvinyltransferase yields the protein MISTTLSTSDYLVIEGGKPLKGKVSISGSKNASLPIIMASILTKETCEIENVPDLLDTRTAFELLQYLGAGVEFGKGRVNIYPSSINIYTAPDEVVRRMRASVLVMGPLLARFGRAVVSMPGGCSIGIRSIDQHLKVFEKAGADIRVRHGYVDMELKRLNPVEYTFEVITVTGTENALMLLSSCEKKSILRNIALEPEVMDLVEVLRKMGAEIYIEDRTAIIRGSRELKGFSHRVIPDRIEAGTFMVAGFLTGGDIVLEDLRIEHLGSVIEKLKEAGAKVDILSLNSLRVRGGDSIKPLCISTAEYPGFPTDMQAQFMVLCCLADGVSEIRENIFENRFQHVAELQRMGADIRVRGRTAIIRGVKKLYGAEVYSTDLRASASLVLAGLVAEGTTVVKDIYHLDRGYERLEEKFKSLGAVIERQPRRKF from the coding sequence ATGATAAGCACCACATTATCTACTTCTGATTACCTTGTTATAGAAGGAGGAAAGCCTTTAAAGGGAAAGGTAAGTATCTCTGGTTCAAAAAACGCCTCACTTCCTATAATTATGGCAAGCATACTAACTAAGGAAACTTGCGAAATAGAAAATGTACCTGACCTTCTTGACACAAGAACAGCCTTTGAACTCCTTCAATACTTAGGTGCTGGAGTTGAGTTTGGAAAAGGACGGGTAAACATATATCCGAGCTCCATAAACATTTACACTGCACCAGACGAAGTGGTAAGGCGTATGAGAGCTTCTGTCCTTGTAATGGGTCCCCTGCTTGCAAGGTTCGGAAGGGCGGTGGTTTCCATGCCAGGGGGTTGTTCTATCGGGATAAGGTCCATAGACCAACATCTTAAGGTGTTTGAGAAAGCTGGTGCTGATATAAGGGTTAGGCATGGTTATGTAGATATGGAGTTAAAAAGGCTAAACCCTGTAGAGTATACCTTTGAAGTTATAACTGTAACGGGGACTGAAAATGCCCTTATGCTTCTTAGTAGCTGTGAAAAGAAAAGTATTTTGAGGAATATAGCCTTAGAGCCAGAGGTTATGGACCTTGTAGAAGTGCTTAGAAAAATGGGTGCGGAGATATATATAGAAGACAGAACCGCTATAATAAGAGGGAGTAGAGAGCTTAAGGGATTTAGCCATAGAGTTATTCCGGATAGAATAGAAGCTGGGACTTTTATGGTAGCTGGCTTTTTAACAGGTGGTGATATTGTGCTTGAAGACTTAAGGATAGAGCATTTAGGTAGTGTCATAGAAAAGCTAAAAGAAGCGGGTGCCAAAGTTGACATTCTAAGCCTTAACAGTCTTAGAGTGAGAGGAGGTGATAGTATTAAGCCTCTTTGTATATCCACTGCGGAGTATCCTGGTTTTCCCACAGATATGCAGGCTCAATTTATGGTGCTTTGCTGTCTTGCGGACGGGGTTTCAGAGATAAGGGAGAATATCTTTGAAAACCGTTTTCAACACGTAGCAGAACTTCAAAGAATGGGTGCGGACATACGTGTGAGAGGTAGAACTGCAATTATAAGAGGGGTTAAAAAGCTATACGGTGCGGAAGTATACTCTACCGACTTAAGAGCATCCGCCAGTCTTGTATTAGCAGGGCTTGTAGCGGAAGGGACCACAGTGGTAAAAGACATATACCATCTTGATAGGGGATATGAAAGGCTTGAGGAAAAATTCAAGAGTTTGGGGGCTGTCATAGAAAGACAGCCCCGAAGAAAATTTTAG